In Macadamia integrifolia cultivar HAES 741 chromosome 1, SCU_Mint_v3, whole genome shotgun sequence, a single window of DNA contains:
- the LOC122062175 gene encoding uncharacterized protein At2g29880-like, whose translation MNTTLVQEGHAVVGKKRGKDCVADVHEGCKYALGGNNDNMPYSGNPTPAPTTTTTTTTIFWNASELNKFINLMIDNVRNGQKSNSTFNKVGWNNIKAGLEATFQRLFRKEQLRNKMNKLRDDYNSFRRLLETMGFGWDSNTWTAIAADSVWENAIKANPNWTKVRKSGFPWWPELLEVSSNSSARGDRGVSQHIADCEDENDTHDSPEDVVGLDDIEPTVVDEVVSRSITKRKRDRIPTDRRKKSTIKVITNSAHDFNLYVAWKMKRGSSGTPTSRTVLPTVNNLVDGMYSIKACQVLLDNMTELTERMWVKAQQKIHKSAAWRISFVEVVAEKRMWMIRALK comes from the exons ATGAATACAACATTGGTGCAGGAGGGGCATGCAGTGGTGGGCAAGAAGCGGGGTAAGGATTGTGTAGCGGATGTTCATGAGGGTTGCAAGTATGCGTTGGGTGGTAACAATG ACAATATGCCATATAGTGGAAACCCTACTCCTGCtccaaccacaaccacaaccacaaccacaatcTTTTGGAATGCTTCTGAATTGAACAAATTCATCAACTTAATGATTGATAATGTAAGGAATGGTCAGAAGTCCAACTCCACATTCAATAAGGTTGGGTGGAATAATATTAAAGCAGGACTAGAAGCAACTTTCCAACGTCTATTTCGAAAAGAGCAGTTGCGTAATAAGATGAATAAGCTACGAGATGACTATAATAGTTTCAGGAGGTTGCTCGAAACTATGGGATTTGGATGGGATTCAAATACCTGGACTGCTATAGCTGCAGATTCTGTTTGGGAAAATGCTATAAAG GCAAATCCAAATTGGACCAAAGTCCGAAAGAGTGGATTTCCATGGTGGCCAGAGTTGTTAGAGGTTTCCTCAAACTCAAGTGCTCGAGGAGATAGAGGAGTATCTCAGCATATTGCTGAttgtgaggatgagaatgatacaCATGATTCCCCTGAAGACGTAGTAGGTCTGGATGATATAGAGCCTACAGTTGTTGACGAAGTGGTTAGTCGTTCTATAACAAAGCGAAAGCGTGATAGAATTCCCACAGACCGAAGGAAGAAGAGTACCATAAAAGTCATTACCAATTCTGCACATGACTTCAACTTATATGTGGCCTGGAAAATGAAACGGGGGAGTAGTGGTACTCCCACTTCCAGAACAGTTCTTCCAACTGTCAATAATCTAGTGGATGGAATGTACAGCATTAAAGCATGTCAGGTATTGTTGGACAACATGACAGAGTTAACAGAAAGGATGTGGGTGAAGGCTCAACAAAAGATACACAAGAGTGCTGCTTGGAGAATATCATTTGTAGAAGTTGTTGCTGAAAAAAGGATGTGGATGATTAGAGCATTGAAGTAG